TGGCCGAGCTTTTTCGCGCCCTACGATGTTGCGCATGTACGCGAGATCCGCGATACCAGCTACGGCATGATCCGCACCGAGATCGTCTGCGCGCGCTGCGACAGCCATCTGGGCCATGTGTTCCCGGATGGCCCGCCGCCGACCGGCGAGCGCCATTGCCTGAACTCGGTGTCGCTGGGCTTCACCGAACATGGCCGGCCGCTCCCGAACCCGCTACAGCGCGACGGCGCCGAAGCACAGCCGGCCTGACATCGGCGCGGCTGCCGGGCCTGGCCCAGGGCGGCGCGGAGCCGAGCGCGAAGGCCTCCAAACGCAGCCTGCCTGACGGTTGCGCGGGCTGGCTGGCCCGGGTGACGCAGCGCCGGCAGGATGGTCGCTGGTGCATCGGCAGCGCCAGGCCCGCATGCCGGCCCGGCGGATGCCATGTTCCGATCGCCGCCATCCCGGTGGTGGTGGTCACATCCAGGCAGGAGT
The window above is part of the Xanthomonas cassavae CFBP 4642 genome. Proteins encoded here:
- the msrB gene encoding peptide-methionine (R)-S-oxide reductase MsrB, yielding MSQFDLTPPSPAQRDTLIAGLSDEEQRVLLQHGTEAPFCGVFLDNKLEGVYTCRLCGLPLFRSSAKFDSGTGWPSFFAPYDVAHVREIRDTSYGMIRTEIVCARCDSHLGHVFPDGPPPTGERHCLNSVSLGFTEHGRPLPNPLQRDGAEAQPA